The Halorubrum salinarum genome segment AATTGGGGCCGTAAACTCGACCGAAACGCGGCTGAATTCCGGCGTAGCGTTTGGACGGTTCATGTGGGTCGGGCAGGGAGGGGAAGGCACGATGAACACCGAACGCGTCGCACTGGTCGCGGTCTCGCTGGCGCTCGTCGTCGGCGGGCTCGCGACGCTGCTCGCACCGACCGTCGTCTCCGGACCGGGGACCGCCCCCGCGCAGGCGGCGGCGACCACCGCGATCGAGGGCGGCGGTCTCGCCCCGCTGTTCGGGGTCGCCCTCTGGGGCGTGACGCTGCTGTTCGGCGCGACCGCGGCCGTCTGGTTCGTGCTCGTCGCGATCGTGGGCGCGGGCCACGAGACGCCCCCGAACGAGTACGGCCTCGACGAGGTACAGGTCCGGATCATGACCGTCGACGCCGCCGAGGTCGTCCAGGAGACGGTCGACTCCCTGCCGGACGGGCTCGACGATGTCCACGTCATCGCGGAGGCCGACATCGACGTGCGCGGGGCGACGGTCCACGTCGTCCCCGAGGAGTTCTCGTGTCGCGCGGTCCGTAAGGGCCGCGCTCAGGAGTGGGCCCGGCGGGCGCTCGACTGCCGGAAGGAGTTCGCGCTGTACCTCGACGAGGACAGCGTCGTCGAGTCGCTGGACGGGCTGCCGGACGCCGACATCGTCCAGCTGCGCGAGAAGCCCCGCCGCACGGAGTCGAGCCTCAGCTACCTGGCCGACGTGTACCGCATGGGCGTCCAGATCGAACAGCGGGCGTTCGCGCGCCTCTCGATCCCGCTGTTCGCGTGGGGCGGCGGCATCGCGGTCCGCACGTCGGTCGAAAACGAGGTCACGTGGGACCGCGAGACGCTCGTCGAGGACACGGCCTTCGTCTGGGCGGCCTTCCGCGAGCGCGACGTGACGTTCGCGCTGTCGGACGCGGTCTGCCGGAACGAGGCCCCGCCCTCGCTGTACGAGATCCTCCAGCAGCGCCGCCGCTGGGCGGCCGGGAACGTCCGGGCGTCCGCGATGCTCCCCTTCCGGTACGAGCTGCTGACCAGGGTCCGCAACTACGCGTGGGCGCTCTCGCCGATCGTCACCCTGCTCGTCGTCCCGCTGTCGCTGCTCAGCGTGACGGTCGTCTACAGCGAGCTCTTCTTCGCCGCGTCGA includes the following:
- a CDS encoding glycosyltransferase family 2 protein, with the translated sequence MNTERVALVAVSLALVVGGLATLLAPTVVSGPGTAPAQAAATTAIEGGGLAPLFGVALWGVTLLFGATAAVWFVLVAIVGAGHETPPNEYGLDEVQVRIMTVDAAEVVQETVDSLPDGLDDVHVIAEADIDVRGATVHVVPEEFSCRAVRKGRAQEWARRALDCRKEFALYLDEDSVVESLDGLPDADIVQLREKPRRTESSLSYLADVYRMGVQIEQRAFARLSIPLFAWGGGIAVRTSVENEVTWDRETLVEDTAFVWAAFRERDVTFALSDAVCRNEAPPSLYEILQQRRRWAAGNVRASAMLPFRYELLTRVRNYAWALSPIVTLLVVPLSLLSVTVVYSELFFAASMGLALCTLGWFLLGVRYYGADHRHWALAVPLAPLITVVHSMGTVAGILNPPESFRVTTKVGSD